One window of Nymphaea colorata isolate Beijing-Zhang1983 chromosome 1, ASM883128v2, whole genome shotgun sequence genomic DNA carries:
- the LOC116246254 gene encoding aspartic proteinase Asp1-like produces MRRSHLLPIVRCVAAVTLLSCCCCCLAAEGGSEVDGSSLLLQSHLRKSTVIFPMNGSVYPDGLFYVTMWIGKPPKPYFLDVDTGSDLTWLQCDAPCISCSQGAHPLYKPKKTNLVPCGDPQCISLGSLREYECEKPDQQCDYLIEYADRSSSLGVIVKETFYLRSASGTLLRPSLSFGCGYDQRGSLANLQSAADGILGLGSGKPSIVSQLKDHGIATNVIGHCISPQGKVGYLFFGDDLVPSTKSATWIAMHSHPSGKYSPGPADLVLGKQRIKDLMVIFDSGSSYTYFTSRVYEVLLSEISKDLSGKPIKKTREDIALPLCWQGPKAFTSFSEVNNYFKQMVLEFKNSKKAKLTMSPENYLIITAQGNVCLGILNGTEVDLGDLNLIGDISMQSHVIVYDNENHQIGWAPANCNRLPIFDGATQFSSQCHGADVPANEFKQCPAAYLKPAESG; encoded by the exons ATGAGGCGCTCTCATCTGCTGCCAATTGTGAGGTGCGTGGCAGCAGTAACGCTcctctcttgctgctgctgctgcctggCTGCGGAAGGCGGCAGTGAGGTGGATGGTAGCTCACTTCTCCTCCAAAGCCACCTCCGAAAGTCCACTGTCATCTTCCCCATGAACGGCAGCGTCTATCCTGATGG GCTTTTCTATGTAACTATGTGGATTGGCAAGCCTCCCAAACCATACTTCCTTGATGTGGACACAGGGAGTGACCTTACTTGGCTCCAATGTGATGCCCCCTGCATTAGTTGCTCTCAG GGAGCGCACCCTCTCTACAAACCAAAGAAGACCAACTTGGTTCCTTGTGGGGATCCGCAATGCATTTCTTTGGGTTCACTAAGGGAGTATGAATGTGAAAAGCCAGACCAGCAATGCGACTATTTGATTGAATATGCAGATCGCAGTTCGTCACTCGGTGTCATTGTGAAGGAAACCTTCTACCTTCGTTCTGCAAGTGGTACCCTGCTTCGTCCTTCTCTTTCATTCGG TTGTGGATATGATCAACGAGGCTCCTTAGCGAATCTTCAATCTGCTGCTGATGGCATACTCGGCCTTGGCAGTGGGAAACCGAGCATTGTTTCTCAGTTGAAGGATCATGGAATTGCCACAAATGTGATTGGCCATTGTATCAGTCCACAGGGAAAAGTAGGGTACCTTTTCTTTGGCGATGATCTTGTACCTTCTACTAAAAGTGCTACATGGATTGCAATGCACAGCCATCCATCAGG GAAATACTCCCCTGGACCTGCAGACCTGGTTTTAGGCAAGCAGCGGATTAAAGATCTTATGGTCATCTTTGATAGTGGCAGCTCATACACTTACTTCACTTCCCGTGTATATGAGGTGCTGCTCTCAGAG ATAAGCAAAGATCTTTCAGGAAAGCCCATCAAGAAAACGAGAGAGGATATAGCACTGCCCTTGTGCTGGCAAGGTCCAAAGGCATTCACTTCTTTTTCTGAAGTCAACAATTACTTCAAGCAAATGGTTCTGGAATTCAAGAACAGCAAGAAAGCTAAGCTTACAATGTCGCCAGAAAATTATTTGATCATCACT GCACAGGGAAATGTATGCTTGGGCATCCTGAATGGAACTGAGGTAGACCTTGGCGACCTGAATCTTATTGGAG ACATCTCGATGCAATCACATGTGATCGTGTATGACAACGAGAATCATCAGATTGGCTGGGCGCCTGCAAACTGCAACAGGCTTCCAAT TTTTGATGGTGCCACTCAGTTTTCATCCCAGTGTCATGGCGCAGATGTCCCAGCGAACGAGTTCAAGCAGTGTCCTGCTGCTTACCTGAAACCAGCTGAGTCTGGCTGA
- the LOC116246255 gene encoding DNA damage-repair/toleration protein DRT102, whose protein sequence is MASEKKAMKIITGADDFGCKLKDAVVAHLRSKGIDVEDLGTGKYYSVGEEIGRRVSLAHSSGNDGTETRGILACGTGVGVSIFANKFPGVYAATCGTIDEAVNCRSINDSNVLSLSGMFTPPELAQGIVDAWLDTPFKSPCRASGGVAWPGEIDTFLSNSLSEMSKIPGASSAGGPGGSCAICSLREGREFEPVAIMPGGSMKIVRQSPTAAIVRFAAGSLEPAHHHTFGHDLVVLSGRKKVWNLSKKESYELGPGDYLYTPAPDVHRVQYFTDTEFFIRWDGDWDIFIDEDLAAAAAATKGSSDP, encoded by the coding sequence ATGGCGTCCGAGAAGAAAGCCATGAAGATCATCACCGGAGCGGACGACTTCGGTTGCAAGCTCAAGGATGCCGTTGTCGCCCATCTCCGTTCCAAAGGCATCGACGTCGAGGACCTCGGCACCGGCAAGTATTACTCCGTTGGCGAGGAGATCGGCCGCCGCGTCAGCCTCGCCCACTCCTCCGGCAACGACGGCACGGAGACCCGCGGCATCCTCGCTTGTGGCACTGGCGTCGGCGTCTCCATCTTTGCCAACAAGTTCCCTGGCGTCTATGCCGCCACCTGCGGCACCATCGATGAGGCCGTCAACTGCCGCTCCATCAATGACTCCAACGTGCTTTCCCTCAGCGGAATGTTCACTCCGCCGGAGCTGGCCCAGGGGATCGTCGACGCCTGGCTCGATACTCCATTCAAGTCTCCCTGCCGGGCGAGCGGTGGCGTCGCCTGGCCGGGCGAGATCGACACCTTTCTGAGTAACTCCCTGTCCGAGATGTCGAAGATCCCTGGCGCGAGCTCCGCTGGAGGCCCAGGGGGCTCCTGCGCCATCTGCTCGTTGAGGGAAGGTCGAGAGTTTGAACCCGTGGCGATCATGCCCGGTGGGAGCATGAAGATTGTCCGGCAGAGCCCCACAGCTGCCATTGTGAGGTTCGCGGCCGGCAGCCTCGAGCCGGCCCACCACCATACGTTCGGCCACGACCTCGTGGTATTGAGCGGCAGGAAGAAGGTGTGGAACCTGAGCAAGAAGGAGAGCTACGAGCTGGGGCCTGGAGATTACCTCTACACCCCGGCGCCGGATGTTCACAGGGTCCAATACTTCACTGACACGGAGTTCTTCATCAGGTGGGATGGCGATTGGGATATCTTCATTGATGAAGATCttgccgccgctgccgccgccacTAAGGGGAGCTCAGATCCGTAG
- the LOC116246253 gene encoding aspartic proteinase Asp1-like, protein MVTMGEKKMGRFVGLTAVVVFVVFCNFAAFQFPVCLAGRSGGFTGGVGRRGSSSTSLVLPIRGSVYPEGLFYVTLWVGSPPRPYYLDVDTGSDFTWIQCDAPCVSCSQGPHHPYKPKKMNLVSCNDPQCVALGSLRRFKCESPSQQCHYQIQYIDLSSSSGVLVRDALYLHAANGSMLQTSLAFGCGYDQQSPQPTPVSATDGLMGLGNGKSSISSQLKEQGLVRNVIGHCISGQGGVGYLFFGDELVPSTGVTWIPMHRNPAQKYSPGPANLIFGKQKIKDLMTVFDSGSSYTYFTSRPYQALVSAISKDLANKPIRETSQDITLPLCWQGPKAFTSFSDVKNYFKSFTLDFKSSRKARLEIPPENYLIITSQGNVCLGILNGTEVGLRDFNLIGDIFMQSYMIIYDNEKHQIGWTPATCNRLPSNRGSTEGAAVNMNILANRGTPCSATYPPGTAECS, encoded by the exons ATGGTGACGATGGGGGAGAAGAAGATGGGGAGGTTCGTCGGGCTCACTGCAGTAGTGGTCTTTGTGGTGTTCTGCAACTTTGCCGCATTTCAGTTTCCCGTCTGCCTTGCTGGGAGAAGCGGCGGATTTACCGGCGGCGTCGGACGCCGTGGCAGCTCGTCTACCTCCCTCGTATTGCCTATCAGAGGCAGCGTCTATCCTGAAGG GTTGTTTTACGTGACACTGTGGGTTGGGTCGCCCCCTAGGCCATATTACCTTGACGTGGACACAGGCAGCGACTTCACGTGGATCCAATGCGACGCCCCTTGCGTCAGCTGTTCTCAG GGACCACATCATCCATACAAGCCAAAGAAGATGAACCTTGTTAGTTGCAATGATCCCCAATGTGTTGCATTGGGCTCGCTGAGAAGGTTCAAATGTGAAAGTCCCAGCCAGCAATGTCATTACCAGATCCAATACATCGATCTCAGTTCATCATCGGGTGTTCTTGTCAGGGATGCGCTCTACCTTCATGCAGCCAATGGATCAATGCTTCAAACCTCTCTTGCTTTCGG CTGCGGCTATGATCAACAGAGCCCTCAGCCAACCCCTGTATCCGCAACAGACGGACTCATGGGCCTTGGCAATGGGAAATCCAGCATCAGCTCTCAATTGAAGGAACAAGGACTAGTCAGGAACGTAATTGGCCATTGCATCAGTGGACAAGGTGGTGTAGGGTACCTCTTCTTCGGCGATGAACTTGTACCTTCAACTGGTGTTACATGGATACCAATGCACAGGAATCCTGCACA GAAGTATTCGCCTGGGCCTGCAAATTTGATATTCGGAAAACAGAAGATTAAAGATCTCATGACCGTATTTGACAGCGGAAGCTCCTACACCTACTTCACTTCTCGTCCTTATCAAGCTTTAGTCTCTGCA ATAAGCAAAGATTTAGCAAACAAGCCAATCAGAGAAACGTCTCAAGATATCACATTACCCCTGTGTTGGCAAGGACCAAAGGCATTCACATCTTTTTCTGATGTCAAGAACTATTTTAAGTCATTCACACTGGACTTCAAGAGCAGCAGGAAGGCACGGCTCGAAATACCACCAGAAAATTATTTGATCATTACT TCACAGGGCAATGTTTGCTTGGGCATCTTGAACGGCACCGAAGTTGGTCTGAGAGATTTCAATCTCATAGGAG ACATCTTTATGCAGTCATATATGATAATATATGACAATGAAAAGCATCAGATTGGTTGGACTCCTGCAACCTGCAATAGACTTCCCAG CAACAGAGGCTCCACTGAAGGTGCGGCAGTCAACATGAATATCTTAGCAAATAGAGGCACCCCGTGCTCTGCAACTTACCCGCCGGGAACAGCTGAGTGCAGCTAG